A single genomic interval of Pseudomonadales bacterium harbors:
- a CDS encoding EthD domain-containing protein, whose product MEKILYLVWKQPGDTPEGFRKRWLDRIAPALLEAGARHVRVNVADDDVAPAAPLKQSCSGQPFDAMLSLWLDTAVWRARYEALFRDQVARCHGYLVCESEPIAHHAQMPADGRRAEGWSQICILTRPDWIAYEQWLAVWQGSHTQIAIDTQSTFGYRQNVIFRPLTYAAPPYTAIIEENFPAEAMTSPQAFYAAVGDEQKLRANLQAMMDSCARFIDMNRIDVVPTSEYNWVAQARTPA is encoded by the coding sequence ATGGAAAAGATCCTGTACCTGGTGTGGAAGCAACCCGGAGACACACCGGAGGGGTTTCGCAAGCGATGGCTGGATCGGATCGCACCGGCACTGCTGGAAGCCGGTGCAAGGCACGTACGGGTCAATGTGGCCGACGACGACGTGGCGCCGGCGGCGCCGCTGAAGCAGTCGTGCAGCGGGCAGCCCTTCGACGCGATGCTATCGTTGTGGCTGGACACGGCGGTCTGGCGTGCCCGCTACGAGGCTCTTTTCCGCGACCAGGTGGCGCGTTGCCATGGCTACCTGGTGTGCGAGTCGGAGCCGATCGCGCACCACGCGCAGATGCCCGCCGATGGCCGGCGCGCCGAGGGCTGGTCCCAGATCTGCATCCTGACCCGACCCGACTGGATTGCCTACGAACAGTGGCTCGCAGTGTGGCAGGGCAGCCACACGCAGATCGCGATCGATACCCAGTCGACCTTCGGCTACCGGCAGAACGTCATCTTCCGGCCGCTCACCTACGCCGCGCCGCCATACACCGCGATCATCGAAGAGAACTTCCCTGCGGAGGCGATGACCTCGCCGCAGGCGTTCTACGCTGCGGTGGGTGACGAGCAGAAGCTTCGCGCAAACCTGCAGGCGATGATGGACAGTTGTGCGCGCTTCATCGACATGAACCGTATCGACGTGGTGCCGACCAGCGAATACAACTGGGTTGCGCAAGCGCGCACGCCGGCCTGA
- a CDS encoding thiamine pyrophosphate-binding protein, whose protein sequence is MRSNNEPEVFEAGDLILRHLEQLGVEYVFGIPGGAIEPLYNALARSERRGGIKAVIARHEAGAAFMAEGYARNTGKLGVCCSTTGPGATNLITGVASAYENQIPLLVITPQTALSHFGRKALQESSDTAVNTVGMFQHCTHYNTLVSHVDQIEHKLASAIMTAFNSHGPAHISVPLDIMRTTLERSSPGFNLSSLLARPAWKDESAIDTLVDLLLDARKPVFVLGNGCQETAGLILRTAMILDAQVVTTPDGKGLISPFHPNYRGVFSFAGHQSAEHVLHDPAVDLVVTVGNMLSEWSSNNWDRETLLTGQLVHIDTNENNLTRSPMARLHVRGNIDTVFETLIVELARHGRQLIAADTPRTDGASAVLSFEVDDLPKCLDASCPIKPQWLMTKLTQLFPPSTRYLADAGNSFAWCTHYLHPFDRRVLDRRSVGRGDRGRRTTRGGLFQAGFEFAPMGWAIGNAVGAALARPGDPVVCITGDGSMLMSGQEITVAQQLGLPVVYIVLNDARLGMVAHGQQLGGGEQIGSELPQVDFRRMAEAMGIRAYLIQTPQDLMNLNIPGICQQHSPTLLDVRIDRREIPPIGRRIQILREM, encoded by the coding sequence CTGCGATCCAACAATGAACCCGAAGTCTTCGAGGCTGGCGACCTGATTCTGCGTCATCTCGAACAGCTCGGCGTCGAATACGTGTTCGGCATTCCCGGTGGCGCGATCGAGCCGCTGTACAACGCACTCGCGCGCAGCGAACGCCGCGGCGGCATCAAGGCCGTCATCGCGCGCCACGAGGCTGGAGCGGCGTTCATGGCCGAAGGCTACGCGCGCAACACCGGCAAGCTGGGCGTGTGCTGCTCGACCACCGGGCCAGGCGCCACGAACCTGATCACCGGCGTGGCGTCCGCCTACGAGAACCAGATCCCGTTGCTGGTGATCACGCCACAGACCGCGCTCAGTCACTTCGGTCGCAAGGCCCTGCAGGAATCCAGCGATACCGCCGTGAACACGGTCGGCATGTTCCAGCACTGCACGCACTACAACACGCTGGTCAGCCATGTCGACCAGATCGAGCACAAGCTGGCGTCGGCGATCATGACCGCCTTCAACTCGCACGGCCCGGCCCACATCAGCGTCCCGCTCGACATCATGCGCACCACGCTCGAGCGCAGCTCGCCGGGATTCAACCTGTCCTCCCTGCTCGCGCGCCCGGCGTGGAAGGACGAAAGCGCAATCGACACCCTGGTCGACCTGCTGCTCGATGCACGCAAGCCGGTGTTCGTGCTCGGCAACGGCTGTCAGGAGACCGCCGGACTGATCCTGCGCACTGCGATGATCCTCGATGCACAGGTCGTGACCACCCCCGACGGCAAGGGACTGATCAGCCCGTTCCACCCGAACTACCGCGGTGTGTTCTCGTTTGCCGGTCACCAGAGCGCCGAGCACGTACTGCACGACCCGGCCGTCGACCTGGTCGTCACGGTCGGCAATATGCTCAGCGAGTGGAGCAGCAACAACTGGGATCGCGAAACGCTGCTTACGGGGCAACTCGTGCATATCGATACCAACGAGAACAACCTGACCCGCTCGCCGATGGCGCGCCTGCACGTGCGTGGCAACATCGATACCGTGTTCGAGACGCTGATCGTCGAGCTGGCCCGCCATGGTCGCCAGCTGATCGCCGCCGACACGCCACGCACCGATGGCGCCAGCGCGGTGCTGTCGTTCGAGGTCGACGACCTCCCGAAGTGTCTCGACGCCTCGTGCCCGATCAAGCCGCAATGGCTGATGACCAAACTGACCCAGTTGTTCCCCCCGAGCACGCGCTACCTCGCGGACGCCGGCAACAGTTTCGCGTGGTGCACCCACTACCTGCATCCCTTCGACCGCCGTGTGCTCGACCGTCGCAGCGTAGGGCGTGGTGACCGTGGACGCCGCACCACACGCGGCGGCCTGTTCCAGGCCGGCTTCGAGTTCGCGCCGATGGGCTGGGCGATCGGCAATGCGGTCGGCGCCGCACTGGCACGCCCGGGCGATCCGGTCGTCTGCATCACCGGCGACGGCAGCATGCTGATGAGTGGCCAGGAAATCACCGTCGCCCAGCAACTGGGCCTGCCAGTGGTCTACATTGTGTTGAACGACGCACGACTCGGAATGGTTGCGCACGGTCAGCAGCTCGGCGGCGGAGAGCAGATCGGCAGCGAACTGCCACAGGTGGACTTCCGGCGCATGGCCGAAGCCATGGGTATCCGGGCCTATCTGATCCAGACGCCGCAGGATCTGATGAACCTGAACATTCCGGGCATCTGCCAGCAACACAGTCCCACGTTGCTGGATGTACGGATCGACCGGCGTGAAATCCCGCCGATCGGTCGCCGCATCCAGATTTTGCGTGAAATGTGA
- a CDS encoding TonB-dependent receptor has translation MKNRSLLALSLAMALMRVAPGASAAGEEDLLLSFGEEEFLSIATGQKQLVAKAPAVASVITADDIRDLGANTLEEVLATVPGMHVSLSSTYFSPIYSVRGVYTDKNPQVLMLVNGVPITQTHMGNRGGRMNFPVRDIARIEVIRGPGSAVYGADALAGVINVITKTATQINGTEVGARVASFDTTEGWLLHGTRWGEVDVAFSLQGTKTDGDDSRRVNADAQSAFDFVLAYFGVAPVSRAPGPFATRAEGYDARIDLQYDKLQFRLWNWRQIDSGVGPGLALALDPEGSGEIDNYLFDAHYSDANLFADSVVELNMSYMDINARTRQTLFPAGAVLPIGDDGNIDVWHFTPMQFTDGYRGNPEFFEKHLRAEAIFSYDGFAGHKLRFAAGASRQEETGKERKNFGPGVLDLAHRNCDPLNCIIDGTLTDVSNTPYVFFRKEDRDIVYASLQDQWQVANDWNLTVGLRYDDYSDFGSTVNPRAALVWDASTDMTAKLLYGRAFRAPSFTELFVRNNPVALGNPDLDPEVSNTWELAFDYRASFDLRLGLNVFMYDIEDLIEFVPTGPGTQVARNIGEQKGHGFEVEAEWKPVQTLRLVANYSFQDSEDEELRKQASRSPEQQAYLRASWLPAGDWALTGELKWVADRNREPMDPRASIDDYTITNLNIERRNLFGRLDIGLRIRNLFDDDAREPSPFAAVPDGRGSLMPDDFPLEKRSTHLTARLRF, from the coding sequence ATGAAAAACCGCTCTCTGTTGGCGTTGTCACTGGCCATGGCGCTGATGCGGGTCGCTCCCGGTGCATCCGCAGCCGGCGAGGAAGATCTGCTGCTGTCCTTCGGGGAGGAGGAATTCCTCAGCATCGCGACCGGGCAGAAGCAGCTCGTCGCGAAGGCACCGGCAGTGGCCTCGGTGATCACCGCCGACGATATCCGGGATCTGGGCGCGAACACGCTCGAAGAAGTGCTGGCCACGGTTCCCGGTATGCACGTCTCGCTGTCGTCGACGTATTTCTCGCCGATCTATTCGGTCCGCGGCGTATACACCGACAAGAACCCGCAGGTGCTGATGCTGGTGAACGGGGTACCGATCACGCAGACACACATGGGCAATCGCGGCGGCCGAATGAATTTCCCGGTACGCGACATCGCGCGCATCGAGGTGATCCGCGGCCCCGGATCGGCCGTCTACGGCGCCGACGCCCTCGCCGGCGTGATCAACGTGATCACGAAAACCGCCACGCAGATCAACGGCACCGAGGTCGGCGCAAGGGTTGCCTCCTTCGATACCACCGAGGGCTGGCTGCTGCACGGCACGCGCTGGGGCGAGGTCGACGTCGCATTCTCGTTGCAGGGAACGAAGACCGACGGTGACGATTCGCGTCGCGTCAACGCCGACGCACAGAGCGCGTTCGATTTCGTACTTGCCTATTTCGGGGTTGCGCCGGTGTCCAGGGCACCCGGTCCGTTCGCGACACGGGCCGAAGGCTACGACGCACGCATCGACCTGCAGTACGACAAGCTGCAGTTCCGTCTGTGGAACTGGCGGCAGATCGACTCGGGCGTAGGACCCGGACTCGCACTGGCACTTGACCCTGAGGGCAGCGGCGAGATCGACAACTACCTGTTCGACGCCCACTACAGCGACGCGAACCTGTTTGCCGACAGCGTCGTCGAGCTCAATATGTCGTATATGGACATCAACGCACGCACCAGGCAAACCCTGTTCCCGGCGGGCGCCGTGCTGCCGATCGGCGACGATGGCAACATCGACGTATGGCACTTCACCCCGATGCAGTTCACCGACGGCTACCGCGGCAATCCGGAGTTCTTCGAGAAGCACCTGCGCGCCGAGGCAATCTTCAGCTACGACGGATTTGCCGGGCACAAGCTGCGCTTCGCCGCAGGCGCGTCGCGCCAGGAGGAAACCGGCAAGGAACGCAAGAACTTCGGGCCTGGGGTGCTCGATCTGGCGCACCGCAACTGCGACCCGCTCAACTGCATCATCGACGGCACGCTGACCGACGTCAGCAATACCCCGTACGTATTCTTCAGGAAAGAGGACCGCGACATCGTCTACGCCTCGCTGCAGGACCAATGGCAGGTCGCAAACGACTGGAACCTCACTGTCGGACTGCGCTACGACGATTATTCGGATTTCGGCTCCACCGTGAACCCGCGCGCTGCGCTGGTCTGGGACGCCAGCACCGACATGACCGCCAAACTGCTCTACGGCCGCGCGTTTCGCGCACCGTCCTTTACGGAACTGTTCGTGCGCAACAACCCGGTCGCCCTTGGCAATCCGGATCTGGATCCTGAAGTCTCGAACACATGGGAACTCGCGTTCGACTACCGTGCCAGCTTCGATCTGCGGCTGGGTCTCAACGTGTTCATGTACGACATCGAGGACCTGATCGAATTCGTTCCAACCGGTCCCGGAACCCAGGTCGCACGCAACATCGGCGAGCAGAAAGGACACGGTTTCGAGGTCGAGGCCGAATGGAAGCCCGTACAGACGCTGCGCCTGGTCGCCAATTACTCCTTTCAGGACTCCGAGGACGAGGAACTCCGCAAGCAAGCCTCGCGCTCGCCCGAGCAACAGGCGTACCTGCGCGCGAGCTGGCTGCCGGCGGGAGACTGGGCACTTACCGGAGAACTGAAGTGGGTTGCCGATCGCAACCGCGAACCAATGGACCCGCGCGCGTCGATCGACGACTACACGATCACCAACCTGAACATCGAGCGCCGCAACCTGTTCGGGCGCCTCGATATCGGCTTGCGGATCAGGAATCTGTTCGACGACGATGCGCGCGAGCCATCCCCCTTCGCCGCAGTACCCGACGGCCGCGGGTCGCTGATGCCCGATGACTTCCCGCTGGAGAAGCGCAGCACACATCTGACGGCGCGACTGCGCTTCTGA